The following is a genomic window from Hypomesus transpacificus isolate Combined female chromosome 14, fHypTra1, whole genome shotgun sequence.
ATACAGCCCTCATTTCAATACTGGTAATATGATTGTTAAGGCTGAATCGTTATATTTGTGAGAGTAATATATTCCACTCTACATTACTAGTCATTTAGCAGCTTGGATACCTTTCAAACTGTCATACATGGACACATTATTTAATTAGAAGACTAGCAGACTAAAAAGTATGGAAATGATATATATACAGCATACTGTATGTCCTTTCATAGTGTGTGTAGGGGCAGATGCTCCACTCCAAAGTGTGAGGTGAAATATTGTTCCGAGAGGCTGTGACATATGGCAATGTTAAATAAAGACCCCAGGTAATCATGTTATGTTCACTCATGCCCTTGTTCTGCCTTTCCAATGACTTTTTTGTTTACTTAGGTGCGATATTATTGCGAAAATCACAGCCCCTTGCATTGTTTCATATGTGCatctatttatttacttatttatataGAAATTATAATGCTTCATTGTTTTTCATTATCGCCAGTAAAACATTCCTAGTTGCAAACATCAGTCACTGTTACTGCAGTCATTGTACAATTAATGAATGTAATCTTAGTGTCACTTAAATCCACTTGGCAAGAGGGTGCTGTTTAAATGACACAGTTTAATTGCATTAATTGTCCATAACCACCAAATACAGTGTTTAACTCAAAAGATAAAAGCTTTTCCTGTCAAAGTGATATCTAGCAAGAAAGGGTGACCTGAGTTACCTTTAAATTGTTATTATTTAAATGTCTTTCTGATATCAAGACAATGCGTTATCCATGTGTGGTTGTGCAATAATGTGGTGTTTAAGCGTTGcagctttatttatttattctaaagaaaatataaataaaatgataCACAAAAAGGATAAATGTGTAGTCTTTTGCCCAGTGCATGTAATCTACAATCTGACACTCCTAATACTCTGTGTTGTGTACATTGGCAAATGAGGTCCTGCTTGAGTACTCCATAGAGTTTCTAAACGGTTGGAtcattacaattttttttttttcgtaacTCACCACCAAAAAAAATTAACACACACGGCTAAACTCGCACATCTTTGGTAAagttatttctgtatttatttggtGGTATGTCTTTTTGCCCATAATAGTTTATAACTTTTGGAGATTCTCgtgatctgtgtgtctgttttcggGGTACCCTTACATTTCACAGGGAAGGGTTGTGGATTGGCTGTGTCCATTCAGGTATGACTTGGAGCGTTAGAGAAAGTGCCAAAATCCAGATTAATGAACCCGCAAGTTTTCTCTGAAAACAGACTGAAATTGGTGTGTGTAACTCTTTAAAATAACCGTATTCTTCGGTCATCCTCTTCGGGGGTTTTGATTGGTCAACTGGGTAATTTTCCATAGATTAACTCGCTTTAAAATTAATTGTATTTATGCAGTCATCAATAGATTGTCTTATTTTTACCtataaatgttttaaataaaataaatattgttcCGCAAAATTAGGTACTCAATAATACATTTTTCATTCGAATGACCTCAGGTCTAGACCCTTCCCACGAACAGAGAGCGTGATTGCACTCCGCGTGCCGTCTACTGTAGGCCCTACATCAGAGTAGTGAGCCACACAGTGAGTTATTTTATATTCAATATACTAAGCCATAGTGTCAAGACAGTCACACCACTATAGAGGTCCTGCTACAGCCTTAAAAAGCAACAGAATTAAACATTTAACTTGGCTTATTATGACAATGACGAATGCCTAATTTGTGTACTTTACACTAATAAGAGTTAGCCCCGAGAATATGAAAATGGCGTTCACTCTGGTAAGTATTTAATAGTTTTTCCTTCGTAAAAATTTTGCTAACTTACACTTTTCTTCGAAGACTGAAAAAAACAGTCcccctttatataaatattgttTAGCATCTTTAGCTTTCCGGCACAATGCCTTAACTTTTACTTGACATTGAATTCGAGCCGCCGTACATTTACATCAAACTGACAAGTTCCTTATTTTGGTGCTATAATTTTCTTTGTTATGACGAATTACCATACAAAAAAATTATGCTTAGTTAATGTGTTTCAACTTGTCAATACCAACTTGTCACCTTGTTGCCATGCTGTAGAAAGATGAAAGGCACGGTAACCATTGGGATAGTGGTTCCCTAACCCCGTCAACAAGTAGCAATGCAGATATCTTTAGAGGGATGAACACTATGTTGGGAAACTCGCTGGTGCCCAGAGGAGTCTGCACCAGCCCTTTCAATGAGAGGAGCACAGACCATCCACTTTCAGGTAACTTCAGCACCTTTGATGGTATGATGGTGTAATATTCATTTCTTTTCCATCCAATTCACTTTTATGCTGCCctactttccctctttctcctcacagAACTGGGAGACATTGGTACCTCTGTGATGGACAACTGTCTCCCTTCCACTCGATCCAGGTCCTATCAGGACCCCTCTCTCGCCCTGCAGAGTGGCCTGTTCACCGCAGCGTGGCTGGGCATGGGACTGGAGTCTCTTAGCCTGGCTGACTGGGGAAGCAGCCGGGACCCTCCCTCACGCACCAGCCCACCTTCCAGTCAGTATCTTCCACACTCGTACACTCATACTAATAGTGTGCTGCTGTAATTTTGCTAGATAGTGGTCGGAGAGATACAAGaacatttttgtgaggcttggaaCACACTTGACATAATATGTAGATGAGTGAAAAACAAATTGGATGTTATCATGTCTAACACTTGTCTAATTCTGTGTTGAATCAAAGTCACCAAGCTGGGGCCCCATCCTGGTTTGAACAGCCTTGGGCCCGGGGGGAGGGCTGTCGTGCTGGGTGGGTCAAACAGCCACACGGAGAGCTGCACCCTGGACACCTGCTTTAACAGTCCCCCTGACTCTGAGACCAGTGGCTTCAGCTCTGGATCAGAGCGTCTCTGTGACCTGCTGGTGAGCAGCTAAGCCATTAACATGTTCATGGAGCCATGGATCTGATTTGCTGGTTATTAGTCTGTTTGAAAAATGATCAAAGATGCCAAACAATGTTATGCTACAAGTTAAAATCTAGTTTCTGAAATCAgagctccgtgtgtgtgtttcagtccaCACTGCAGATCTCCCATTCAGTGCCCCTACTAAagtgtggaggacagagagacctGTCTTCCTCCTTTCAACTGGAGCAGGACTCCTTGTTGCACCCactgtcccctctcccccctgagCTGGACCAGCATCTCTTCAGCGTGGGCCCCCCGGCCAGGCGGTGGCCCCGGGCCGTGGGGTGGCCCAGCAGGGACCAGGGGCCAGGTGGGTCCGCTCAGCGCCCCCTCAGCATAGAGGCAGAAGCTCATCTCCACAGACAGTGTGCAGGTACCACAGCACATAGAACAGGTGTCAGTGGTGTTTGTTCACACAATTTCTGTCCATTTCAGATTGTGCTCTGTCAGGTGCACCAGTGTATTGTGTAGTGCTGTGTAACTGAAACACAGGATTCTCTCAGTGATTTTTCATGTCTCTGTTCGGTTGTCTGCTTAACCCTCCTGTAGCCCTGAGCGATGCCACCCTGACATGGAGGGGCCAACTGCCCCCCAAAAACTACAGAAACGCAAAGTACTCCTGTAAAGTCTTCCTGGGTGGCCTGCCTTGGGACACCACTGAAGGTGAGGAGGGCAAATGGTTCTTTATCACTCCCATGTGTGTAAAGGGCCACTGGGTTCCCTAACTATTCTTTATGCAGTCATCGatagattattttatttttacctataaatgtaaaaaaatataattaaaaatgtTC
Proteins encoded in this region:
- the LOC124476427 gene encoding cytoplasmic polyadenylation element-binding protein 1-like, with the translated sequence MLGNSLVPRGVCTSPFNERSTDHPLSELGDIGTSVMDNCLPSTRSRSYQDPSLALQSGLFTAAWLGMGLESLSLADWGSSRDPPSRTSPPSITKLGPHPGLNSLGPGGRAVVLGGSNSHTESCTLDTCFNSPPDSETSGFSSGSERLCDLLSTLQISHSVPLLKCGGQRDLSSSFQLEQDSLLHPLSPLPPELDQHLFSVGPPARRWPRAVGWPSRDQGPGGSAQRPLSIEAEAHLHRQCAALSDATLTWRGQLPPKNYRNAKYSCKVFLGGLPWDTTEARLNSTFSVFGHLSVEWPGKDLVNPHCPPKGYVYLMFEDERSVAALLKACSQSLLHPEDSQEYYFEMASRKMRIKKVQVIPWVLADSNYSVCPPQRLVPSRTVFVGGLHGMLNAQALALIMNDLFGGVIYVGIDTDRHKYPIGSGRVSFGTQSSYLKSLHAAFVEIKTPKFTKKVQIDPYVEDSVCQRCSRQPGSFFCRDMACFKYYCRTCWHWQHSMDVLCCHRPIMKNQKRGNFS